The DNA sequence AAGCTCCTGTCCTCCTATGTGGAGCTGCAGGAACCGGCCACCCGGGCCCAGATTCGTGAGCTCGCTGCCAGCAACCCGTGCCCGCCTCACAAAATGGAGCTCGAACAGCTCACTGAAGATGAGACCTATAAACAAGAGATTCTCGAGAAGCGGAAGACGATGCTCGAGCTGCTGGAAGCGTATCCGTCCTGTGAGATGGCGTTCGAAAGCTTTCTATCGCTGCTGCCGTCGCTGAAAGTCCGTTATTATTCGATTTCCAGCTCTCCGCGCGTGGATGAACACCAAACGAGCATTACGGTGAGCGTCATCCGCGGAGAGGCGTGGAGCGGCATCGGGGAATATAAGGGCGTCGCGTCCAACTATCTTGCTTCCCGAGAGGAGGGAGCGAAAATTGCCTGCTTTATCCGCACGCCCCAATCGGGATTCCAGCTGCCGGAAGACCCGGAAACACCGATGATTCTCGTCGGACCGGGGACAGGGATCGCCCCTTTCCGGGGATTTATCCAGGCCCGCCGCGTCATGCAGCAGGAAGGTAAAACACTGGGCAGTGCTCACCTGTACTTCGGCTGCCGCCATCCGGAAGAGGACTTTTTATACGAAAAAGAACTGAAGGAGGCTCAAACTCAGGGACTCGTTGACCTTCATTGTGCCTTCTCCAGGCAGGACAGCGAAGAAAAAGTATATGTCCAGCATCTGATGAAAGAAAATGCACCGGCGATCCTTTCCCTGCTGGCGAAGGGAGGTCATCTGTACATCTGCGGCGATGGCAGCAGGATGGCTCCGGAAGTGACGGAAACGCTCCTCTCCTGCTATCAGGACCACTACCAGACAGACCGCGAAGAAGCCGCTGCATGGCTGGAAGGACTGGAACAATCCGGCCGTTTTGCAAAGGATGTCTGGTCTGCCTCATAATAAACGGTCGCAGGAGACAGAACAGCAAAACTCGAAAAGAAATAGTTGAATAAGAAAAGTCCGCAGACGATGGGTAACCCCATCAATCTGCGGACTTTTTTTGCAGCAATATTTTAAAACTCTTCGTAAACGGCGGGATCCTGATTATTCATTCTCCCATCCGCCCTGGTTAACTTCAGAATCTCCTTCATTTGCGAATCGGTCAGGGAGAAATCAAAAATAGAGATGTTTTCAACCTGTCTTTTTGGATTTGCCGATTTCGGAATGGAAACAGCTCCGAGCTGATAATGCCAGCGTAAAATTACCTGGGAGATGGTTTTGCTGTGATTTTGTGCAATCTGCTGCAGCGTCTCGTTTTCCAGCACGTCCTTTACCCGGACGAGAGGACTCCAGGACTGCGTAACAATTCCGTTTTCTTCATGCCATTTTCGTTGGCTCTCCTGGTTGAAGAACGGATGCAGTTCCACCTGGTTGAGGCCCGGTTTTACTCCTGTTTCTTTTTCCAGACGCTCGAGATGTTCCGGCAGAAAATTGCAGACCCCGATGGAGCGGATCAGTCCCCGCCTTTTCGCTTCGATCAACGCCTGCCAGGCCTCTACGTACTGATCCTGTTTCGGATTCGGCCAGTGGATTAAATACAGGTCATAATAATCGAGGCGCGCCCTGTACAATGATTCTTCCACGGTTACTAAAGCCTGGTCATACTCCTGGTACCGCCCGGGCAGCTTGGAAGCAATGCGTAATTCCTCTCTCGGGACAGAAACACGTCTGACCGCTTCGCCTACGGTACCTTCGTTTTCATAGTTGTAGGCGGAATCGAGCAGCCGGTAGCCTGCATGATCGACAGCGTGCTGAATCGCTTCTGCACCTGCATTTCCTTTAAGTTTGTACGTGCCCAGTCCCATAACCGGCAGTGTCAGACCGTCATGGAGGGTTATTTCTGGAATGAATCTGCTCATCATTACCTCTCCTTTCTCGAACACTCTGAGGTTACCATAAGTTTGAAGAATTTTCTAATAATTGAGGTATCATTTTAGGTTTTCGAGAAATGATTGGTGAAGAATGATACTTTTTAAATTTAAGGCTCTGTAAAAGCTCCGTGTTGTTATTGGATTGCCTGCGGCTCTTTTTTCTTCGCTTGCCGCGGAGAAAGCCCTCAGCTCTCCCACCCTTGCGTCCGGGAGGATCTTCCCGCTTTCTTTTTCCACAGGCGTCTTGAAAAATCGCCTTGGCACTTGTTTTCACCTTGGTCCCTTCTTGATTCAAACAGCGGGCTTTCTGTATTGGGAAATCAAAACGAAGCGGAAACGTGCCCGTGGAAGAAGGAGATTGGAAGATCCCGCAGGGCGTAAGCCTGAGGAAGCTGGAAATCTCCTTCACGGCAGGCCTGCCGGGTTGAAGCGAAGTTTTCTTATATATCAACAACAGCTTTAACAGAGCTAAATTTAAAGATTAATATAAAAGATTTTATTTCTTCGTCTTCGTCACGAGTAAGGGAGTTTTTGTTGATGCTAAACGATCGAAAGAAGGCGGAGCTACCCTCCAAAAAATATTCTCGATAAATAAATCACTACAGAAACGGTCAAAGCGCTGAACAGCGTGGAAAAGAGGACCACTTGGGAAGCGTATTCCGGGTGGATCTTATACTCCTGCGCAATGACGGCACTGTTGACGGAGGTTGGCATCGCAGAAGCAATGAACATGGCCTGCGCCATCACTCCCTCTACCGGAAGCAGCCAGATAATCAGGAGTGCCACAGCCGGTCCGATGATAAGTCTGGAACCGATGCTCCAGTAAATCGAAGCAAGATATGTAGTGATTTTAAACTGAGCTACCTGCGCGCCGAGGGTAACAAGGGCCATCGCGATCATCGCATCCCCTACATAGTTCGCGGGAACCCAGATAAACTCCGGTATACCTACGTTCCAGTAATTCAGTACCACTCCGAGAAGCATCGCGTACAGCACCGGCATTTTAAAATAGCCGACTGCTGCATTCCAGCGCCCGATATTCGCAGCCTGGAGAGAGAAAATCCCGTAGGAAAACAGGAAGATATTCTGGAAGGTAAGGATAATCACCTGAATGGACATCGCGAACGGATCGCCGCGGAACACAAGGTCATTTACCGGTACGCCGTAGTTGCCGGAATTAAAAAACATCAGACTGTTTGTAAAGGTCGTCTTTTTCTCTTTTTTCAGCCCAAGCGCACGTCCGAGACCTTCTCCAAGAAAATATAGCAGAAGGCAGTAGAGGAAGAAGAACAGCAGCACATACCCGAACAGCGAGGCGGCGATTTCGGTCTCATACAGCTGAACAAAAATAAAGCCGGGAACGAGAAAATAGATATTCAATTTAGCCAGCGTCTGCAAATCCATCTGAAACTTGATCTGCATTACATAGCCTAAAGTCATGATTACAAATATAGGCAGGATAATCGTTTGAAAAATGGCCGCAAAATCTCCCAAGAACGTTCCTCCTTACTGTAAAGCGGCGGTCGACCACCGCTGTACGAACGATATCAAGCCTTGTCGTTCTCCTGTCTTCCAAAATAGTAGAGTCACCAGCCGATTCGTTCCTACGATTTATAACTATATTCAGGCGTATAAGTAAGCGGGCCTTCCAGGGCTGGAATGAGGGAAACCACCGGGAAAAGGTTCCAATCTTGCCGCCCGGCAACGAGAACTGTTTAAGGAAGTTCTGGCCTATCACACCCCGGCTGAGATCGGCTTTCCTGCCCGCTATAACTGAACTTTGAAGCTTGCCCGTGCTTTGCATTGAAAGGGAATGGAGAAAGGCGTCTCGAAGCTGCTTCATTCTCTGGGATTAAGCCATATGCGACCGACGCATGCCCTTCAGGAGGATTCGGAAAAGTAAAAAGCATTTGCGGACGAAACTTTCCGATTGAAAAACTGAGGGAAGGCGTGTGGAAGTGGCTGAATGAGAGTGTCATTCCCAACGTTTTTTCGCTAGTGTACAGAAGGTCATATTACCCGTACGTGGATTTTCCACCGATGTGCAGGAACGCCGCGAAGTTCCCAGCAATAGACATTGCTTACGATTTTAATTAATTAGTTCAACTTATAAAATGTCTACAGACGATAAAAGAATCGCCTGGGGACTTTTATCTGTTTTAAGATTTCTTCAGAGAAAAAGAAAAACTTTTTCTTTCTCCCGTTAAAACGTAAAAAAAGATAGACAGATTCCTTTAATCTTAGGAAACTGATTTTTTAGAAAGGAAAATACAACTTTTTGCAAAGCACCGGCGATTTTTCGTAATGGCTTATTTTCAGTTTATAGTTTCAGCTCTATAAAGCGGTGGTAAAGTCATGGGATAAAGATAACCACGAGGAGCCGGTTTATGAATATATTGATGTTTGTGTTATTTATAGTTTCAGCTGTAGCTTCGTATTATATTGCTGTACAGTTAGCCTCCTATGGAGACGGGGTAAAAGAAAAGACGAGAGCTTCAACAGCGTTCGTTGGCATATTGATCGGGGTAGCTATTTCACTGCCTGAACTGACGGCCAGCGGAACTGCTATCATTATTGACAGTCCAGACTTAGCGATCGGAAATTTGCTAGGCAGCAATCTGTTCAATATCCTGGCATTGGCTTTGCTGGATATTCATTACCGACGCCAGCAGATTATGGAGCATACCAACGTGGAAAGTAAATTGTACAGCTATTTATTGATTCTGATGACGATGGTTGTCATGTTGTCTCTCACGCTGACCCTTCCGGAAGGGATCTATCATATCGGTTATACTTCTGTCGTGCTGGTACTACTATATTTTGGCGGAATAAAATGGATCAACAGCCGTTCTGAAGAAAAAATTAAGAGGAGATCCAGGGAAAACCTGCGTTTTGAAGATCATTCTAAAAACC is a window from the Alkalicoccus halolimnae genome containing:
- a CDS encoding aldo/keto reductase; the protein is MSRFIPEITLHDGLTLPVMGLGTYKLKGNAGAEAIQHAVDHAGYRLLDSAYNYENEGTVGEAVRRVSVPREELRIASKLPGRYQEYDQALVTVEESLYRARLDYYDLYLIHWPNPKQDQYVEAWQALIEAKRRGLIRSIGVCNFLPEHLERLEKETGVKPGLNQVELHPFFNQESQRKWHEENGIVTQSWSPLVRVKDVLENETLQQIAQNHSKTISQVILRWHYQLGAVSIPKSANPKRQVENISIFDFSLTDSQMKEILKLTRADGRMNNQDPAVYEEF
- a CDS encoding AEC family transporter, which gives rise to MGDFAAIFQTIILPIFVIMTLGYVMQIKFQMDLQTLAKLNIYFLVPGFIFVQLYETEIAASLFGYVLLFFFLYCLLLYFLGEGLGRALGLKKEKKTTFTNSLMFFNSGNYGVPVNDLVFRGDPFAMSIQVIILTFQNIFLFSYGIFSLQAANIGRWNAAVGYFKMPVLYAMLLGVVLNYWNVGIPEFIWVPANYVGDAMIAMALVTLGAQVAQFKITTYLASIYWSIGSRLIIGPAVALLIIWLLPVEGVMAQAMFIASAMPTSVNSAVIAQEYKIHPEYASQVVLFSTLFSALTVSVVIYLSRIFFGG
- a CDS encoding sodium:calcium antiporter — encoded protein: MNILMFVLFIVSAVASYYIAVQLASYGDGVKEKTRASTAFVGILIGVAISLPELTASGTAIIIDSPDLAIGNLLGSNLFNILALALLDIHYRRQQIMEHTNVESKLYSYLLILMTMVVMLSLTLTLPEGIYHIGYTSVVLVLLYFGGIKWINSRSEEKIKRRSRENLRFEDHSKNQVLQRFIIFGLLIMVAGSILTISADQIAQITGLGTSFIGSILVGASTSLPDAVSVATVLKLGNYNMAVSSMLGSSAFNIMLLSFTDGIYFGNNLFEHAGSMHIVTGAGTIIAVLLVLYSIARNKKRSAFVYVLPSLLIVGVYVTSTVLMFLIR